One window of the Notolabrus celidotus isolate fNotCel1 chromosome 23, fNotCel1.pri, whole genome shotgun sequence genome contains the following:
- the rce1a gene encoding CAAX prenyl protease 2: MPEEGLGPCCASVLCCLLLACSYVGSLYVWRSHLPRDHPTVIKRRFTSVLIVSGLSPVFVWVWREFTGVTTSSSFLALMGIRFEGLIPAIVLPLMLTMVLFLGPLTQLAMDCPWTFMDGIRVAFDPWFWNLCLSDMRWLRNQVVAPLTEELVFRACMLPMLVPCAGPSTAIFTCPLFFGVAHFHHVIELLRFRQGTLSGIFLSAVFQFSYTAVFGAYTAFIFIRTGHLVGPVLCHSFCNYMGFPAINAALDHPHRFSVLTCYLLGVVLFLLFLFPFTDPAYYGLPTPVCSLATSPSPLCLS, from the exons ATGCCGGAGGAGGGGCTCGGTCCGTGCTGCGCCTCCGTGCTGTGCTGCCTGCTGCTTGCCTGCTCTTACGTGGGCAGCCTGTACGTGTGGAGGAGTCACCTGCCCAG AGACCACCCCACGGTGATAAAAAGACGTTTCACTAGCGTTCTGatcgtgtccggtctgtctcctgtgtttgtgtgggtgtggagAGAGTTTACAGGAGTCACA accaGCTCCTCATTTCTGGCTCTCATGGGAATCCGGTTTGAAGGTCTGATCCCTGCCATCGTCCTCCCTCTGATGCTCACCATG GTTCTTTTTCTGGGGCCCCTTACGCAGCTCGCCATGGACTGCCCCTGGACCTTCATGGATGGAATCCGTGTTGCCTTTG ACCCGTGGTTCTGGAATCTGTGTCTCAGTGACATGCGTTGGTTGAGGAACCAGGTGGTGGCCCCACTCACTGAGGAGCTGGTTTTCAGGGCCTGTATGCTGCCCATGTTGGTCCCCTGTGCCGGACCCTCCACTGCCATCTTCACCTGCCCTCTTTTCTTTGGAGTTG ctCACTTCCACCATGTGATCGAGCTGCTCAGGTTCAGACAAGGGACTCTGTCAGGGATCTTCCTGTCTGCAG TGTTCCAGTTCTCCTACACAGCCGTGTTTGGAGCATACACAGCCTTCATCTTCATCAGGACAG GTCACCTGGTGGGTCCGGTCCTGTGTCACTCGTTCTGTAACTACATGGGTTTTCCAGCCATCAACGCAGCATTGGATCATCCTCACCGTttctctgtcctcacctgttACCTGCTCGGTgtcgtcctcttcctcctcttcctcttccccttCACTGACCCTGCTTACTACGGTCTCCCCACACCTGTCTGCTCCCTCGCCACTTCCCCCagccctctctgcctctcctga
- the sstr1b gene encoding somatostatin receptor type 1 yields MDFNGTQDYQSDPTRLPYNSSMDYEDYDQDPDPSKIIIPSIYALVCCVGLTGNAMVIYVILKYAKMKTATNIYILNLAIADELFMLSVPFLATSAAIRHWPFGSLMCRLVLSVDGINMFTSIFCLTVLSVDRYVAVVHPIKAARYRRPTVAKVVNVCVWGLSLIVILPIIIFADTVPAQDGGMDCNFLWPEAVWSEAFVVYTFLLGFLLPVCAICLCYCLMVARMRAVGLKAGWLQRRRSEKKITRMVLLVVAVFVLCWMPFYIVQLVSVFHRPPNPMVTQLFVILSYVNSSANPILYGFVSDNFRRSFQRIVCFRWLESGLDAEQVDYCAVDLKRQNTCSPPDFPKDCLASEMVLRNGAYTSRTTTV; encoded by the coding sequence ATGGATTTCAATGGGACCCAGGACTACCAGTCGGATCCTACGAGGCTTCCCTACAACAGCAGCATGGACTACGAGGACTATGACCAGGACCCTGACCCCAGTAAGATCATCATCCCGTCCATCTATGCTCTGGTCTGCTGTGTTGGCCTCACCGGGAACGCCATGGTCATCTATGTGATTCTGAAATACgccaaaatgaaaacagccacCAATATCTACATCCTGAACCTTGCCATTGCAGACGAGCTCTTCATGCTGAGCGTTCCTTTCCTGGCCACATCTGCCGCCATCCGTCACTGGCCGTTCGGCTCCCTAATGTGCAGACTGGTTTTGAGCGTGGACGGGATCAACATGTTCACCTCCATCTTCTGCCTGACCGTGCTGAGCGTGGACCGCTACGTCGCTGTGGTCCATCCCATCAAGGCGGCTCGGTACCGCAGACCCACGGTGGCTAAGGTGGtgaatgtgtgcgtgtgggGGCTGTCGCTCATTGTCATCCTGCCCATCATCATCTTTGCAGACACCGTCCCCGCTCAGGACGGGGGCATGGACTGTAACTTCCTGTGGCCTGAGGCAGTGTGGTCCGAGGCCTTCGTGGTCTACACCTTCCTGCTGGGCTTCTTGCTGCCGGTCTGTGCCATCTGCCTGTGTTACTGCCTGATGGTGGCCAGGATGCGCGCGGTGGGGCTGAAGGCAGGCTGGTTGCAGCGCCGGCGCTCGGAGAAGAAGATCACGCGCATGGTACTGCTGGTGGTGGCGGTGTTCGTGCTCTGCTGGATGCCTTTCTACATCGTTCAGCTGGTCAGCGTGTTTCACCGGCCCCCGAACCCCATGGTCACCCAGCTCTTTGTCATCCTCAGCTACGTCAACAGCAGCGCCAACCCCATCCTGTATGGCTTTGTGTCTGATAACTTCAGGAGGTCGTTCCAGCGCATCGTGTGTTTCCGGTGGCTAGAGTCCGGACTGGACGCGGAGCAAGTGGATTACTGTGCAGTGGATCTGAAGAGACAGAACACATGTAGTCCTCCTGACTTCCCCAAAGACTGCTTGGCTTCAGAGATGGTGCTCAGGAATGGGGCGTACACCTCCAGAACAACcactgtgtga
- the cd248a gene encoding CD248 molecule, endosialin a: MVSPVSGALVLLASSLLVLLCGVWCVVGQDLRETDALCSEDSCFVAYFQRKTFLDSWRACKKRGGNLATIKHKRDAAMIASLFSNLDLRHSRTKVQVWIGLQRQPRQCTSTRPLRGFSWTTGDQDTEFTNWLKEDSPSTCSVSRCVVMSYNTQDHTDNLKWLDGACSVAVDGYLCHYAFEGMCVALWSEGAGNALYTTPFNLLSTLLTHVPFGSVATMPCPEGTNEEQSVLCMQREDGSVGWSREPPLCSSPPVSQSWCEQDNGGCEHYCKPAGGHSYCECADGYELGDDGQSCELTDFCRDAPCESECLPLSDGYRCACPEGFMLTPDERGCLDVDECLQSPCEHLCVNTAGSFECGCREGYQLDESGGCEVVDECGHNPCEHVCENTPGSHLCHCRLGYSPMPEDPSRCQDDDECRIPGTCEQMCSNSEGGFECYCVEGYELRDDHFSCRKRGEEDHQSAATPAFPWGTHQPAWDPEYDWTQQSHTDWPLEEEPSLDWMTDPPRVQDSDVIWVTSSAQEELPFHSAPTKEEEEWLQRSEPDLEALPNTTYPTPPPTHGSMPTPSWYNEDEEEETTTAPPLLSTSTISGGAWNWWATTSSQDPGNPDDPVIDYNNPTDSSDQSDQEQPPLRKNPELPEEDLGEEEEEITRSQDPTVPIELPPSQPPTSVGEGSTNTVDPEEKEEERLQNSTWLLVGLLVPLCIFIVVMVALGIVYCTRCAVQPRNKNATDCYHWISGAHDKQGAAPPSAGVKSQV, from the coding sequence ATGGTCTCTCCGGTGAGCGGTGCCTTGGTTCTGCTCGCGTCCTCCCTGCTGGTTCTGCTCTGTGGGGTTTGGTGTGTTGTGGGTCAGGACCTCAGAGAGACGGACGCGCTCTGCAGTGAGGACAGCTGCTTCGTGGCCTACTTCCAGAGAAAGACCTTCCTGGACTCCTGGAGAGCCTgcaagaaaagaggaggaaacctGGCTACCATCAAACACAAAAGGGACGCAGCCATGATCGCCTCTCTGTTCTCCAACCTGGACCTCCGACACTCTCGTACCAAAGTGCAGGTCTGGATCGGCCTGCAGCGCCAGCCTCGACAGTGCACCTCCACCCGCCCACTGAGGGGTTTCTCTTGGACCACAGGAGACCAGGACACAGAGTTCACAAACTGGCTTAAAGAGGACTCTCCCAGTACCTGCTCCGTGTCCCGCTGTGTGGTGATGAGCTACAACACCCAGGATCATACTGACAATTTGAAGTGGCTGGACGGAGCATGCTCGGTGGCTGTGGACGGGTATCTGTGTCATTATGCCTTTGAAGGAATGTGTGTGGCCCTGTGGAGCGAGGGGGCAGGTAACGCCCTCTACACCACACCTTTTAACCTCCTCAGCACCCTGCTGACCCACGTACCGTTTGGATCGGTTGCCACCATGCCCTGTCCTGAAGGCACCAACGAGGAGCAGTCAGTGCTGTGCATGCAGAGAGAGGACGGCTCAGTGGGGTGGTCCAGAGAGCCTCCCCTCTGCTCCAGCCCTCCTGTTTCTCAGAGCTGGTGTGAGCAGGATAACGGAGGATGTGAACATTACTGTAAACCTGCAGGAGGTCACTCTTACTGCGAGTGTGCAGACGGGTATGAGCTCGGGGATGATGGTCAGTCCTGTGAGCTAACTGATTTCTGTCGGGATGCCCCCTGTGAGTCTGAATGCCTGCCCCTGTCAGACGGGTACCGCTGTGCCTGTCCTGAAGGCTTCATGCTGACACCAGATGAAAGAGGCTGTCTGGACGTGGATGAGTGTCTGCAGAGTCCGTGTGAgcacctctgtgtgaacacagcagggtCCTTCGAGTGTGGATGTCGGGAGGGCTACCAGCTTGACGAATCAGGGGGCTGTGAGGTTGTGGATGAGTGCGGTCATAACCCATGTGAGCACGTCTGTGAGAACACGCCGGGCTCTCATCTCTGTCACTGCCGCCTGGGTTACTCCCCGATGCCCGAGGACCCGAGCAGATGTCAGGATGATGATGAGTGCCGGATCCCCGGGACCTGTGAGCAGATGTGTTCGAACAGTGAGGGAGGGTTTGAGTGTTACTGTGTGGAGGGGTATGAACTCAGGGACGATCACTTCTCGTGtcgaaagagaggagaggaagaccaCCAGTCTGCTGCCACCCCTGCGTTTCCCTGGGGCACCCACCAGCCCGCGTGGGACCCTGAGTATGACTGGACCCAGCAGAGCCACACTGACTGGCCTCTAGAAGAGGAGCCCTCTCTGGACTGGATGACAGACCCGCCCAGAGTCCAGGATTCTGATGTGATTTGGGTGACCAGCTCTGCCCAGGAGGAGCTGCCCTTTCACTCAGCACCgacaaaggaggaagaggagtggtTGCAGAGGTCTGAGCCTGACCTGGAAGCTTTACCAAATACTACTTACCCCACACCTCCACCCACCCACGGATCCATGCCAACCCCCAGCTGGTAtaatgaggatgaagaggaagagaccACCActgctccccccctcctctccacctccaccaTCTCTGGGGGGGCCTGGAATTGGTGGGCAACCACTTCCAGCCAGGATCCAGGAAATCCAGATGATCCCGTCATTGACTACAACAATCCGACAGATTCCAGCGACCAAAGCGACCAGGAGCAGCCCCCCCTCAGGAAAAACCCAGAACTCCCGGAGGAGGATctgggggaggaggaagaggagatcaCACGCTCCCAAGACCCCACGGTTCCCATAGAGCTCCCCCCATCCCAGCCTCCTACAAGCGTGGGAGAGGGGAGCACGAACACGGTGGATccagaagagaaggaggaggagcggcTGCAGAACAGCACCTGGCTCCTGGTGGGCCTCCTGGTGCCTCTCTGCATCTTCATCGTTGTGATGGTGGCTCTGGGCATTGTGTACTGCACCCGCTGTGCCGTCCAGCCCCGAAACAAAAACGCCACAGACTGCTACCACTGGATCTCTGGAGCTCACGACAAACAGGGAGCTGCTCCCCCATCAGCCGGGGTCAAGAGCCAGGTCTAA